A single region of the Lates calcarifer isolate ASB-BC8 linkage group LG16_LG22, TLL_Latcal_v3, whole genome shotgun sequence genome encodes:
- the pik3ap1 gene encoding phosphoinositide 3-kinase adapter protein 1 produces MDEPITSTESANSESRPAHELLILHTAEAQEWASYLQQILKSSRKFRKRSILLYAVGPADQLHGYNFEYFDSCKCIVLLLTGAFLDMLYDPELHGALHRLLYPPHRVVVLLCGISDDDVMSESFKDWQSWRKLYADDEPPVYITTILESLTDSRRAAAEHACEAAAASESHITAAAVAETETASLTENPTTAEKEEVVSEEQKETVLEDEEEPASTGNSASEEIGATPPQLTCLTVQPNRVLCGEQETLFIIFTQKLDDQSVPEVEFKSESEDAKRVPCRVENEYTISVAAPDMPAGVVSLTMYTDCSCIKLRPVTYYTNMGEVSRYLENASDPIDFICQAFNLTSNATESLDTMLTDSLKSRLPATGLQLFGIRQIEEDNMAAYQRDEELPTLLHFAAKYGLKKLTTTLLRCPGALQAYSVMNKYGDYPNTLAEKSGFSDLRQFIDEFVETADMLKCHFEDTVNTEEVAEVYELMSTTSQDIMMKYSGCSEDIYESMLGIDPECAEDLYEVMTAVDENPEEAMLRKFFQAKPHDSVDEDHDEHLRSEEEDKDSHNDLDQIEEEDPYNICPEDIYDTVDEKSTYNPIIQNRPPAPIPRPEFEPEAEKPMTYISRVFSDKCTTQSKTMEPGYPAARPVSEAPTPPYDPYAGMKTPGQRQLISLQERVKVGEITVDEAVQEFKAWQFDHERRANSIRYQQENLKRLRDSITRRHKEREKTGKDDYEISAPLQRNTYWGSSVTLECAVYEPAPRTVAPPPPVAQAIQRGSWKTGSTSSTSSTESNRLSTHSAFSYSSGTEPDFEDSVENFPPPPRPPRPSDAAPVIPPPRIPPRIPERVPEKMMNERYISYPTRALPQRPSHSQSTSAPPIPRRLR; encoded by the exons ATGGACGAACCCATCACAAGCACTGAATCAG CAAACTCTGAATCCCGTCCAGCACATGAGCTGTTAATTCTTCACACAGCCGAGGCGCAGGAATGGGCGTCATACTTGCAGCAGATTTTAAAATCCTCTAGAAAGTTCCGCAAAAGGTCTATCCTGCTGTACGCGGTCGGCCCGGCGGATCAGCTCCATGGATATAACTTTGAATACTTCGACAGCTGCAAGTGCATCGTGCTGCTGCTCACCGGAGCCTTCCTGGACATGCTCTATGACCCTGAACTGCACGGAGCGCTTCATAGACTCCTTTACCCGCCGCACAGAGTGGTGGTGCTGCTCTGTGGCATCTCGGACGATGACGTGATGTCGGAGAGTTTCAAGGACTGGCAGAGCTGGAGAAAACTGTACGCCGACGACGAGCCCCCTGTCTACATCACCACCATTTTGGAGTCCCTCACTGACA GCAGGCGAGCGGCGGCTGAACACGCGTGTGAAGCTGCAGCCGCGTCAGAGTCgcacatcacagcagcagcagtagcagaaacagaaacagcctCTCTGACCGAAAATCCCACCACAGctgaaaaagaggaagtggtgtcagaagagcaaaaagaaactgtcctagaggatgaagaagaaccTGCGAGCACGGGGAATTCAGCAAGTGAGGAAATTGGTGCTACACCTCCACAGCTCACCTGTCTCACCGTCCAACCAAACAGAGTTCTCTGTGGG GAGCAGGAGACACTGttcatcattttcacacagaaatTAGACGATCAGTCGGTGCCAGAGGTGGAGTTTAAATCTGAAAGTGAAGACGCGAAAAGGGTGCCATGCAGGGTGGAGAACGAATACACAATAAGTGTAGCTGCACCTG ATATGCCTGCTGGAGTGGTATCACTCACCATGTACACTGACTGTTCCTGCATCAAACTGCGTCCTGTTACATATTACACCAACATGGGTGAAGTCAGTCGGTATCTTGAAAATGCTTCTGATCCTATTGATTTCATCTGCCAG GCCTTCAACTTGACGTCCAATGCAACAGAATCACTGGACACCATGCTAACTGACTCGCTAAAATCCAGATTGCCTGCGACTGGTCTTCAGCTGTTTGGCATCCGACAGATTGAAGAGGACAATATGGCGGCAT ATCAGCGTGACGAGGAGCTTCCCACACTGCTCCACTTCGCTGCTAAGTACGGCCTGAAGAAGCTGACCACCACTCTCCTCCGGTGTCCCGGGGCTCTGCAGGCTTACAGTGTCATGAACAAATATGGAGACTACCCCAACACGCTGGCAGAGAAGAGCGGCTTCTCTGATCTCAGACAGTTCATAGACGAATTTGTT GAGACGGCCGACATGCTCAAATGTCACTTTGAGGACACCGTCAACACAGAGGAGGTTGCAGAGGTGTATGAACTAATGTCAACTACATCTCAGGACATCATGATGAAGTACTCCGGCTGCTCAGAGGACATATACGAGTCGATGCTGGGGATCGACCCTGAGTGTGCAGAGGACTTAT ATGAGGTGATGACTGCGGTAGACGAGAACCCTGAGGAAGCTATGCTCAGGAAGTTTTTCCAAG CGAAACCTCACGACAGCGTAGACGAGGACCACGACGAACACCTGAGAAGtgaagaggaggacaaagacagTCACAATGACTTAGATCAGATTGAAGAGGAGGATCCATACAACATCTGTCCAGAGGATATCTATGATACTGTGGATGAAAAAAGCACCTATAACCCAATAATCCAGAACCGTCCACCAGCCCCCATCCCCAGACCCGAGTTCGAGCCCGAGGCTGAAAAACCCATGACCTACATCTCTAGAG TATTTTCAGATAAATGTACGACCCAGAGTAAAACGATGGAGCCGGGATATCCTGCAG CTCGGCCTGTGTCAGAAGCCCCGACGCCACCCTATGACCCCTACGCCGGGATGAAGACCCCCGGACAGAGGCAGCTCATATCTCTGCAGGAGAGGGTGAAGGTCGGGGAAATTACCGTGGACGAGGCCGTCCAAGAGTTCAAGGCTTGGCAGTTTGACCATGAGCGGAGGGCGAACTCCATACGCTACCAGCAG GAAAATCTGAAGAGATTACGGGACAGCATCACCAGGCgtcacaaagagagagagaagacaggaaaggATG ATTATGAGATAAGCGCCCCGCTGCAGAGGAACACATACTGGGGCTCCAGTGTGACATTAGAGTGTGCCGTGTACGAGCCGGCGCCCCGAACGGTGGCTCCGCCCCCTCCTGTGGCTCAGGCAATTCAGAGAGGCAGCTGGAAGACGGGCAGCACGTCCAGCACATCCA GTACTGAAAGCAACAGGCTCAGCACTCACAGCGCCTTCAGCTACAGCAGCGGGACCGAGCCCGACTTTGAG gactCAGTAGAAAATTTCCCTCCTCCACCACGACCTCCGCGGCCGTCTGATGCTGCACCCGTCATTCCTCCGCCCAGGATTCCCCCACGGATCCCAGAAAG GGTGCCAGAGAAGATGATGAACGAGCGCTACATTTCCTACCCAACTCGAGCACTTCCCCAAAGACCTTCTCACAGTCAGTCAACCTCAGCACCTCCCATACCTCGCCGCCTGCGGTGA